A single genomic interval of Spinacia oleracea cultivar Varoflay chromosome 6, BTI_SOV_V1, whole genome shotgun sequence harbors:
- the LOC110785653 gene encoding uncharacterized protein codes for MDKLLYPPSPITRRATRQRTIENTGHLTSPSEPIQSTPESSNQSKIRCPLPPLGSASVVSQASLLSANAFPYYSSTSGERSSKRFRATQGLYISGVVPATQLQPLSTSQSEVGGSASGEPDLGAPTVSRKARRAARKQSASGGHTKGDKHISAREYYAYKLQSRPNNLLLRAGRCFQQYIVDMYVKIENTRLDFFRKNQDTIRADLYQGILDTVERGENSAANVGRRVVLPPTFIGGPRDLKKRYLNAMSLVHRYGKPDLFVTMTYNPAWPEIKQELGVGEDAQNRPDLVSRIFRAKLLALKKQIMQKHVFGEDAALIYVVEFQKRGLPHAHFLIILKPDFKIKTPADYDTSTKKLLCGLILRAFVRAFTCASLAMPALDISQVLPIFEPAQNYLCAANLENVPALDNFVLPIFEYVPAQNKLCAANFRIRARTKQTFCCQFF; via the exons ATGG ACAAGCTCCTTTACCCACCGTCTCCAATCACACGCCGAGCCACACGGCAACGGACTATTGAAAACACGGGCCACCTGACCTCGCCCAG CGAGCCTATTCAATCTACACCTGAGTCATCAAATCAATCGAAAATACGTTGTCCCCTGCCACCCTTAGGAT CTGCTTCGGTTGTGTCACAAGCGTCACTGCTTTCTGCAAATGCTTTTCCATATTACTCATCGACCTCAGGGGAACGTAGTAGCAAGCGCTTCAGGGCTACCCAAGGGTTGTATATAAGTGGTGTTGTGCCGGCTACACAGCTCCAACCTCTCTCTACCTCACAAAG TGAGGTGGGCGGTTCGGCCTCTGGCGAGCCTGACCTAGGAGCACCTACCGTGTCAAGGAAAGCGCGTCGGGCTGCACGTAAACAAA GTGCGAGTGGAGGACACACTAAAGGGGATAAACATATCTCTGCAAGAGAGTACTATGCGTACAAGCTCCAAAGTCGTCCTAACAACTTACTTCTCAGAGCAGGAAGATGTTTCCAACAATACATTGTAGACATGTATGTCAAGATTGAAAACACCCGCCTTGACTTCTTCCGAAAAAATCAGGACACAATTAGGGCAGACCTTTACCAGGGAATTCTTGACACTGTTGAACGTGGTGAAAACAGCGCGGCAAATGTGGGGCGTCGTGTTGTGCTACCACCAACCTTCATTGGAGGTCCTCGGGATCTAAAGAAGCGGTATCTAAACGCAATGTCTCTTGTGCATCGCTATGGGAAACCAGACTTGTTTGTCACCATGACTTACAACCCTGCATGGCCTGAAATCAAACAAGAACTTGGTGTCGGGGAAGATGCACAGAACCGACCTGATCTGGTGTCACGGATATTCCGGGCAAAATTGTTAGCCTTGAAAAAACAGATCATGCAGAAACATGTGTTCGGCGAGGATGCTGCACTGATCTATGTTGTCGAGTTCCAGAAACGGGGTTTGCCTCATGCACATTTCCTGATCATACTCAAACCGgatttcaaaatcaaaactcCAGCTGATTATGACACTAGTACAAAAAAGCTCTtatgcgggctcattttaagggcttttgtgcgggcttttacatgtgcatcACTTGCcatgcccgcacttgacatttctcaagtgctgccaatatttgAGCCCGCACAAAACTAtctttgtgctgccaatttagaaaatgtgcccgcacttgacaactttgtgctgccaattttcgaATACGTGCCCGCACAAAACAaactttgtgctgccaattttcgaATACGTGCCCGCACAAAACAAACTTTTTGCTGCCAATTTTTTTAA
- the LOC110785644 gene encoding uncharacterized protein — translation MNRDRSWMNHNGIQDRRKTAYKLGVDDFLQFAFKEISNETPLKCPCLKCRLLLAQNRKDMQCHLLVYGIDSSYNLWVSHGENDEQYDNSDEADTEGTEEVEETEMPFDDMAPLISDAKNAWNSTSSVLDDNDNTTDYGSSGGNNEYPKELMTLVEDMEAELYPGCTTYKRLEFIISLLHNKVSNKWTDKSFTMLLKSLHRAFNYDKHFPANDNQAKKYTRALGLDYVKIDACINHCILYRKEFANEEKCPKCQAPRWKENVVHGGDEYSDDEDVDVQKTTRVPQLILRHFPLIPRLQRMFISSKLTRHMRWHKVDNKDDGIMRHPADSEAWKSLDTIFPEFAKDARNVRLGLSSDGFNPGANMSSRYNIWPVMLVPYNLPPWMCMKSDNMILSLLIPGPKSPGNDIDVFLQPLIDELKELWESGVKTFDAHSKETFNMRAVLLWTINDFPAYANLSG, via the coding sequence ATGAATAGAGATAGGTCTTGGATGAATCACAATGGGATACAGGATAGACGAAAAACCGCGTACAAATTAGGGGTTGATGATTTTCTACAGTTTGCTTTCAAGGAAATAAGTAACGAAACACCGTTGAAATGTCCGTGCTTGAAATGTAGATTGCTTTTAGCCCAAAATCGAAAAGACATGCAATGTCACTTACTAGTATATGGTATCGATAGTAGTTATAATCTATGGGTTAGTCACGGAGAAAATGATGAGCAATATGATAATAGTGATGAAGCTGACACAGAGGGGACCGAGGAGGTTGAGGAAACTGAAATGCCCTTTGACGACATGGCTCCATTAATTTCCGATGCAAAAAATGCGTGGAATTCAACTTCTTCGGTGTTGGATGATAATGACAATACTACTGATTATGGTTCAAGTGGGGGCAATAATGAATATCCAAAGGAGTTAATGACATTGGTGGAAGATATGGAGGCCGAGTTGTATCCAGGGTGTACCACATACAAGAGATTAGAGTTCATTATCTCATTGTTACACAACAAAGTAAGCAATAAGTGGACCGACAAGTCTTTTACAATGTTATTGAAGTCTTTGCATAGGGCTTTTAATTATGACAAACATTTTCCTGCAAATGATAATCAAGCAAAAAAATACACAAGAGCATTGGGGCTAGATTATGTAAAGATTGATGCTTGTATTAACCATTGCATTTTGTATCGAAAGGAATTTGCGAATGAAGAAAAATGCCCTAAATGTCAGGCTCCTAGATGGAAGGAGAACGTTGTGCATGGCGGTGATGAATATTCAGATGATGAGGATGTGGATGTCCAAAAGACAACTCGAGTTCCTCAATTAATCTTGCGTCATTTCCCCCTAATTCCGAGGTTGCAAAGGATGTTTATATCTTCAAAGTTAACAAGGCATATGCGATGGCATAAAGTTGATAACAAAGATGATGGTATAATGAGACACCCAGCAGATTCAGAAGCATGGAAGTCTTTGGACACAATATTTCCCGAATTTGCTAAAGATGCACGTAATGTACGCTTGGGTTTATCTAGTGATGGGTTTAATCCCGGGGCTAACATGAGTAGTAGATATAATATTTGGCCAGTGATGTTGGTTCCGTATAATCTACCTCCTTGGATGTGCATGAAGAGTGATAATatgatattatctttattaattCCTGGCCCTAAATCGCCAGGAAATGATATAGATGTATTTTTGCAACCTCTAATAGACGAACTTAAGGAATTATGGGAGTCTGGGGTAAAAACCTTTGATGCACATTCCAAAGAGACTTTTAATATGCGGGCAGTGTTGTTGTGGACTATTAATGACTTTCCAGCTTATGCTAATTTGTCCGGTTGA